Within the Comamonadaceae bacterium OTU4NAUVB1 genome, the region GGAGAACGTCCTGGCGCATCGCGTGGTGCGCCTGCACGGCGCTGAAGCCGCCCAGGCCGAACGCTTCGAGCAGCTCAGTCGCATGCTCAACCGCCTGGCCGTCAAGTCCACCATCGCTTCGGCCGCGATGACACCACTGACGCAACTGCTGGCGGCCGTCGCGCTGTCGGTGGTGGTGATGATCGCGCTGTGGCAGAGCAGCGAGCAGGGCCTGACGGTGGGCGGCTTCGTCGCCTACATCACGGCGATGCTGATGCTCATCGCGCCGATCCGCCGGCTCGCGGACATGGCCAACCCGATCACGCGTGGCCTCGCGGCGCTGGAGCGCGGGCTGGCGTTGATCGACGACGTGCCCTCGGAAGCCGGCGGCGCGTTCGCGCTGGCGCGCGCCACGGGCCGGATCGAGCTGCGCGACGTGCGGGTGCGCTATCGCGGCGAGGACGAGGGTCACGCGCTCGACGGCATCAGCCTGGAGATCGCGCCGGGCGAGGTCGTGGCGTTCGTCGGCCCGTCCGGCTCGGGCAAGAGCACGCTGGTCAACCTGCTGCCGCGCTTCGTGCTGCCGAGCGGCGGCGAAGTGCGGCTCGACGGCCACGCGCTGGCGGACTGGCGGCTGGCGAGCCTGCGCGCCCAGTTCGCGATGGTCAGCCAGGACGTGGTGATGCTCAACGACACCCTGGCGGCGAACGTCGCGCTGGGCGCGGCCGTCGAGCGCGACCGCGTCGCGCACTGCATCGCCGCGGCCAACCTGGCCGATCACGTGGCCGGCCTGCCGCAGGGCATCGACACGGTGCTCGGCCACAACGCGACGCAGCTCTCGGGCGGCCAGCGCCAGCGCCTGGCCATCGCCCGCGCGCTCTACAAGGACGCCCCGGTGCTGCTGCTCGACGAGGCCACCTCGGCGCTGGACACCGGCTCGGAACGACTGGTGCAGGAGGCCTTGCAGCGCCTGATGCAGGGTCGCACGACGCTGATCGTCGCGCACCGCCTGAGCACCATCCAGCACGCCGACCGCATCGTGGTGATGGAACGCGGTCGCATCGCCGAGCAGGGCTCACACGCCCAGCTCATGGCGCTCGACGGGCTCTATGCGCGACTGCAGAACAACGCCGTGCGCGGTACGCCGCCCGGACAGGCACCCACGCTGTAAACGTCAGCGAAAGCCGCGGAAAGCCGTGAAACGCCGTGGAACGGGCTTCGCCCGGCCACTGGCGTTGCCCCCGGAAGGGGGTGGGCGCTGCGACACGAAGTGCGCAAGCCTGGGGGCGAATCAAAGAAGCACGATGTCGAACTGCCCCTGCCCCATCGCCGGCTCGGACTGCAGCGAGATCGGCTTGCCGATGAAATCGCTCAGGCCGGCGAGGTGCTGGCTCTCCTCGTCGAGCAGCAGCTCGATCACCTGGGGCGCCGCGACGATGCGGAACTCGCGCGGCGTGAACTGCCGCGCCTCGCGCAGGATCTCGCGCATCACGTCGTAGGCGGCGCTGCGCGCGGTCTTCACGATGCCCTGCCCGCCACAGGCGACGCAGGGCTCGCACAGCATGTGGGCGAGCGATTCGCGCGTGCGCTTGCGCGTCATCTCGACCAGCCCGAGCGGCGAGAACCCGCCGGCGCTGGTCTTCACGCGGTCGCGCGCGAGCTGCTTCCTGAACTCGGCCAGCACCTGCTCGCGGTGGTGTTCGCGCGACATGTCGATGAAGTCGACGATCACGATGCCGCCCAGGTTGCGCAGCCGCAGCTGCCGCGCGATGGCCTGCGCGGCCTCCAGGTTGGTCTTGAAGATGGTGTCGTCGAAATTGCGCGCGCCGACGAAGCCGCCGGTGTTGACGTCGATGGTCGTCAGCGCCTCGGTCTGGTCGACGACGAGATAGCCTCCCGACTTCAGATCGACGCGGCGTCCGAGCGCCTTCACGATCTCCTCGTCGATCGAACAGAGGTCGAAGATCGGCCGTTCGCCCTTGTAGAGCTGCAGTCGCGCCACCGCCTGCGGCATGAATTCCCTGCCGAAGGCACTCAGCGCATCGAACTGCTCGCGCGAATCGATGCGGATGCTCTGCGTCTCCTCGGTGGTCAGGTCCCGCAGCACGCGCTGCAGCAGGCTCAGGTCCTGGTGCAGCAGCGACACGGGCGGCAGCCGCATGGCCCGGTCCCGGATGCGCGACCAGGTCTTGCGCAGGTAGGCGATGTCCTCGGCGAGTTCGGCATCGGAGGCGTCCTCGCCGTTGGTGCGCAGGATGAAACCGCCGGTGGGTCCCGGCGGTGCCCCGGCGGCCTCCGCCGCCGCGGCCGCGTCGATGAGCCCCTGCAGCCGCGCGCGCAGGGCGTCGCGCAGATCGCCGGGGATCTTCTGGGACACCCCGATGTGATTGTCCTGTGGCAGGAACACCAGCAGCCGCCCGGCGATGCTGATCTGCGTGGACAGCCGCGCGCCCTTCGTGCCGATCGGGTCCTTGATCACCTGGACCAGCAGGGCCTGGCCCTCGAAGACCTGTTTCTCGATCGGCACCACTGTGGTCGCCTGGCCGCGATGGTCGCGCTCCGGCGCCTGCGTCGAGGGTCGCGAGCCCGGCGTGAACGGCGCGACGATGTCGGCCACGTGCAGGAACGCGGTGCGCTCCAGGCCGATGTCGATGAAGGCCGACTGCATCCCGGGCAGCACGCGCGAGACCTTGCCCAGGTAGACGTTGCCGACCAGCCCGCGCTCCAGCGTGCGCTCGACATGCAGCTCCTGCACCGCGCCGTGTTCGACCAGCGCGACGCGCGTTTCCTGGGGCGACCAGTTGATCAGGATGTCTTGCATGGCGTGCGCGCGTGGGCGGTCAGGTCGTGAAACCGGCCTGCCGTAGCAGCCGCGCGGTCTCGTGGAGGGGCAGTCCCATGATGCCCGAATGGGAGCCGGCGATGTGCTCGACGAAGGCGCCGGCGCGGCCCTGGATGGCGTAGGCACCGGCCTTGCCCATCGGTTCGCCGCTGGCGGCATAGGCGTCGACCTCGGCGTCCGCGAGCATGGCGAAGCGCACGCGCGAGACCTGGAGCGCCGCGTGGCGCTGCGTCCCGTGCTGCAGCGCCACGGCGGTGAGCACGCGGTGCATGGTGCCCGACAGGCGCCCCAGCATGCGTCGCGCATCCGCCTCGTCCGCCGGCTTGCCGAGGATGGTGCGACCGAGCGCGACGGTGGTGTCGGCGCACAGGATCGGCGCAGCGTCCAGACCCTGGCGCCGGTGGCGCTGGACCGCCGCATCGAGCTTGAGCGCCGTCACGCGCTGCACGTAGGCGCCCGGCGACTCCCCGGGCCGCACGGCTTCGAGCGCTTCCGCGTCCTCGTCGGGTCCGGCCGGCAGCAGCCGGTGGCGCACGCCGATCTGATCGAGCAGTTGCGCGCGGCGCGGGCTCTGCGAGGCGAGGTAGATGAAGGGCTGGGGGGTCATGGTGGTCGCGGCGCGCGCATCGTGCGTGGCCGCGTCCCGCGGCGGACCGGCACGCGCGGTCCCGCTCATTCGCGGTGGTAGGGGTGGCCGGCGTTGACCGACCAGGCGCGGTAGAGCTGCTCGACCAGCAGCACCCGCGCCATCGCATGCGGCAATGTCAGGTCCGACAGGCGGATGCGCTCGTGCGCGGCGGCCTTGAAGGCCGGGTCGAGCCCGTCGGGGCCGCCGATGACGAGGGCGACGTCGTCGCCCTCGCCCTGCCACGCCTGCAGTCGCGCGGCCAGGGCCTTGGTAGTGAGCGCGGTGCCGCGCTCGTCCAGCGCCACGATGCGCATGTTGCGGCCGATGGCGCCTTCGATGCGCTCTCGCTCGGCGGCGTAAAGGGTGTCGAGTGTCTTGGAGCCGCGCGGCTCGGTCTTGACGGCACGCAGTTCCAGCTTGAGTTCGGGCGGAAAGCGTTTCGCGTAGTCGTCCCAGGCGGTCTGCGCCCAGTCGGGCATGCGCTGCCCGACCGCGACCACCAAGAGCTTCATGGGTTGCGCGGTGCGGTCTTGCGGGCGGGTGCCTTGCGCGGCGCGGCCGTACCGGTCGAGGCCTTGCCGGCCGGGGCCTTGCGGGCGACGGGCTTGCCGATGACCTTGACCGGGATCTTGGCGGGGGCGGCCGCCTTGGCGGTGCGCTTGGCCGGAGCCGGAGCGACGGACTTGTCGGCCACGGCAGCGGCCGGCGTGGTCGCGGCGCGTTTGCGGGCGGGCGCCGTCCCGCCGGCGGGGACCGCCGTCGTGCGCTTGCGCGCCGCAGCCGCAGCCGGGGCCGGCGCCGCGCCCGAGGCGGCCGCCGTCTTGCGCGCAGCGGTCTTTCGCGCCGCCGGTTTGGCACGCTCGGCCTTCTCGGCCTTGGCGAGCTGCTCGGCCTCGCGGATGGCCGTCTTGGCGGCGCTGGCGCGGCGCAGCGTCTTGGCGGCGGCGGGCTGCTTCTTCTCGGCCGCCGCGCCCTCGGCACTGGCGGTGGCCGGCTTGGCGGCCCCCAGCTTCAGTCGCACGGGTTTGTCGCCCCAGATCTCCTCGAGGTGGTAGTACTGGCGGATCGCCGGCTGCATGATGTGCGCGACCGCAGCGCCGCAGTCCACGATGATCCACTCGCCGTTGTCCTCGCCCTCCATGCGTGGCTTGGGAAATCCCGCCTCGCGCACGGCGTCGCGCACGCTGGCGGCGAGCGCCTTGGTCTGGCGGTTGGAGGTGCCCGAGGCCACGATCACCCGCTCGAACAGCGGCGACAGGTGCTCGGTGTCGAAAACCTGGATGTCCTGCGCCTTGACGTCTTCGAGCCCGTCGATGATGGCTCGCTGGAGCTTGTGGGTGTCTTTCTTGGCGGCGGCTTCAGTGGTCATCAGGCGGGGGGGGCGTAGAGGTGGTGTTGGTCAATATAGCGTTCAACCGCTGGCGGAACCAGACCGGTGATGCGCTGGTGTCGCGCCAGGCGGGCTCGGATGTCGGTGGCGCTCGTGGCCACCGGCGGGAGTTCGAGGAACTCGAAGCGGGCGCCGGCAGGCAGGCCGGGCAGCGTCGCAGGATCGAAACGCGAAGCGGGCCGGGTGAATGAGCCTGCCGGCTCGGCCGCGACGACGGAGGGGGCGGATTCTAGTCGTTCGGCGACGCACACGACGGCCGCCGAGACAATCTCCCGCCATCCATGCCATCCCGGCAGCGCGCGGGCTTGGTCGCTGCCCATGATCAGCACCAGTTCGGCGCCGGGCTGCTCCGCCTGCAGCTGCTGCAGCGTGTCGAGCGTGTAGGTCGGGCCTTCGCGCAGCGTCTCGCGCGGATCGACGACGGTGCCGGGTACGTCGCGAAACGCCAGTTCGGCCATAGCGATGCGGTGCGCGGCGGCGCTCAGGACGCGGGCCTTGTGCCATGGGTGGCCGGTCGGGAAGATGCGCAGCTCGTCGAGGCCGCGTTGCGCCATGGCCGCCCGCGCCAGCGCGACATGGGTGATGTGCGGCGGGTCGAACGCGCCGCCGAAGACGCCCACCCGAGCCCGGGTCATGCCCATTCGCGCCGCACGATGAAGTCGCTGTAGAGCGTGGCCTCGGGCGTGCCGGGCGCCGGGACACTGCGGTACGACCAGCTCGCCAGTGGCGGCATCGACAGCAGGATCGACTCGGTGCGGCCGCCGGACTGCAGGCCGAAATGCGTGCCCCGGTCCCACACGAGATTGAATTCCACGTAGCGGCCGCGCCGGTAGAGCTGGAAGCCGCGCTCGCGCTCGCCATAGGGCAGGTCGCGGCGGCGCTCGACGATCGGCAGGTAGGCCGGCAGCAGCGCGTCGCCGACGGCGCGCAGCATGGCGAAGCTGTCGTCGAAGCCCAGCTCCGAGAAATCATCGAAGAACACGCCACCGACGCCGCGCTGCTCGTTGCGGTGCCGCAGGAAGAAGTACTCGTCGCACCAGGCCTTGAAGCGCGGGTACTTGTCCTCGCCGAAGGGCGCCAGCGCGTCGCGGCAGGTGCGGTGGAAGTGCGCGGCGTCCTCCTCGAAGCCGTAGATCGGCGTCAGGTCGAGGCCACCGCCGAACCAGCACACGGGCGGCCCCTCGGTGGGCAGCGCCGCGAGCATCCGCACGTTCATGTGCACGATCGGCACGTACGGATTGCGCGGATGGAAGACGAGCGACACGCCCATCGCCTCGAAGGGCGCGCCGGCCAGTTCGGGGCGATGCTGCGTCGCCGAGGGCGGCAGCCGGGGGCCGCGCACCTGCGAGAAGCCGCAGCCGGCGCGCTCGAACAGCGCGCCGCCTTCGAGGATGCAGGTCAGGCCGCGCCCCTGCAGCGGCTCGCCGGGCGCCTTCTCCCAAACGTCGCGCACGGCATGCGTGCCGTCGGCCGCCTCGATGGCGCCGACGATGCGCTGCTGCAGGCCGCCCAGGTAATCGCCGACCGCCGCCGGATCGGCCCGCATCAGCCGTTGCCGCGGGCCTGGAGCGCGCGGTGCCCGATGTCCCGGCGGTACTGAACGCCGTCGAACTGGATGCGCGCGGCGACTTCGTAGGCGCGCTGTTGCGCCAGGCGGACGTTGTCGGCGAGCACGGTGACGCACAGCACGCGTCCGCCGCTGGTCCTGAGTTCGCCATCGGTCAGCGTGGTGCCGGCATGGAAGACGACGGCATCGGGCGACTCGGGCGGCAGGTTGCGGATGACGTCGCCCTTGCGCGGCGCCTCCGGGTAGCCGTGTGCGGCGAGGACCACGCCCAGGGCGACGCGGCGGTCCCACTCCAGGTCGACGGTGTCGAGCGTGCCGTCGGTGGCGTGCCAGAACAGCTCGAACAGGTCGGACTTCAGCCGCATCATGATCGGCTGGGTCTCGGGGTCTCCCATGCGGCAGTTGAACTCGAGCGTCTTGGGGTGACCGGTGGCGTCGATCATCAGGCCCGCGTAGAGGAAGCCGGTGAACGGGATGCCGTCCTTCTCCATGCCGCGCACGGTCGGCAGGATGATCTCGCGCATGGCACGGGCGTGGACTTCGGCGGTCACCACCGGCGCGGGCGAGTAGGCGCCCATCCCGCCGGTGTTGGGACCCTGGTCGCCGGCGAGCAGGCGCTTGTGGTCCTGGCTGGTGGCGAGCGCGGTGACGTTGCGCCCGTCGCACAGCACGATGAAGCTGGCTTCCTCGCCCTGCAGGAATTCCTCGATGACGACGCGCGGCACGGCCTGGCCGTCGGCGCCGGCGTTGTGCGAGACGCCGAACTTGTTGTCCACCAGCATGAAGTCGATCGCCTCGTGCGCCTCCTGCAGCGTCGTGGCGACGACCACGCCCTTGCCGGCGGCCAGGCCGTCGGCCTTGACGACGATCGGCACGCCCCTGGCGTCGACGTAGGCGTGGGCGGCGTCGGCGTCGGTGAAGGCCTCGTACTCGGCCGTCGGAATCCTGTGGCGCTTCATGAACGCCTTGGAGAAGGCCTTGGAACTCTCCAGTTGCGCCGCCGCCTTGGTCGGGCCGAAGACGCGCAGGCCATGGGCACGGAACTCGTCGACCACGCCGGCGGCCAGCGGGGCCTCGGGGCCGACCACGGTCAGCACGATCTTTTCCTTCTGGGCCCACTCGCGCAGCGCGACGACATCGGTGATGTCGACGTTCTCGAAGCGCCGGTCCAGCGCGGTACCGCCATTGCCCGGCGCCAGATAGAGACGCGACACGCGCTGGGATTGCGACAGCCGCCAGGCCAGCGCATGTTCGCGGCCGCCGCCGCCGATCACGAGGACTTTCATGGATGGCTCCCCGTCATTCCGAGATCGCGGCGTTGTGGAAGACATCCTGCACGTCGTCCAGGTCCTCGATGACGTCGAGCAGGCGCTGCATGCGCGCGCCCTCCTCGCCCGCGAGTTCGATGGTGTTCTCGGCGCGCATGGTCACTTCGGCCAGTTCCGGCACCAGGCCGGCGGCTTCCAGGGCGTTCTTCACGGCCTCGAAGTCGGCCACGGCCGTCAGCACCTCGATCGCACCGTCCTCGCCCGTCAGGACGTCCTCGGCGCCGGCCTCGAGCGCGACCTCCATGACCTTGTCCTCGTCGGTGCCCGGGGCGAACACCAGCTGTCCGCAGTGCTTGAACTGGAACGACACCGAGCCTTCGGTGCCCATGTTGCCGCCGTACTTGCTGAAGGCATGGCGCACCTCGGCCACGGTGCGCACGCGGTTGTCGGTCATGGTGTCGACGATGATCGCCGCCCCGCCGATGCCGTAGCCTTCGTAGCGGATCTCCTCGTAGCTCACGCCTTCGAGGTTGCCGGTGGCCTTGTCGATGTTGCGCTTGACGGTGTCGGCGGGCAGGTTGACGGCCTTGGCCTTCTCCACCGCCAGCCGCAGCCGCGGATTGGCACTCAGGTCGCCGCCGCCCGTGCGCGCGGCCACGGTGATCTCGCGGATCGCGCGGGTCCAGAGCTTGCCGCGCTTCTCGTCCTGGCGTCCTTTCCGGTGCTGGATGTTCGCCCATTTGCTGTGTCCGGCCATGGCTCTCTCTTCTCGCTGTCAGATGTTTCTAAACCTGAGGGGAGTTTACTGTCCGGCCCGGCGGACCGTGGCGGTCGCCAGGAGGCCGGTCGCATTGGCGATAATCCACCGGCCCGATGTGGGTAATCGGACCATCGCGCGTCCACCCGCACCACCCGGTTCGAAAAAAAGGAATCTTCCATGTCGATGCAGGAGCCCCAATGAGCGCACGTGACCTGACGCTGCCCCCACTGCGCATCGAGCGGTTGTCGCTGGACGACGGCCTCGCCCTGTCGGCCGGTGGCGCGGCGCCTTTCGGCGGACTGGGCTACGGCACGCCCGACGACCTGCCCTGGATGCCGATGGTGAACGCCCGGGTGCTGTCCGAGCGGGGACCGATGGCCGACATCTGGCACGCCGAGCGCGCGGTGCGCTCGGGCATGACCGGCGTGGTGCGCTGGCGCACCGACGGCCACTGGGTGCTGGGGGCCATCGACCTCGACGAATCGGACGGGCACCCGGGCCTCGCGCACCTGTCGCAACTCGCCTACCGCGACCTGTTCAGGACGCTGCAGGACACCGGCTGCCCGCACCTGCAGCGCATCTGGAACTACCTGCCCC harbors:
- a CDS encoding YebC/PmpR family DNA-binding transcriptional regulator, whose translation is MAGHSKWANIQHRKGRQDEKRGKLWTRAIREITVAARTGGGDLSANPRLRLAVEKAKAVNLPADTVKRNIDKATGNLEGVSYEEIRYEGYGIGGAAIIVDTMTDNRVRTVAEVRHAFSKYGGNMGTEGSVSFQFKHCGQLVFAPGTDEDKVMEVALEAGAEDVLTGEDGAIEVLTAVADFEAVKNALEAAGLVPELAEVTMRAENTIELAGEEGARMQRLLDVIEDLDDVQDVFHNAAISE
- the purD gene encoding phosphoribosylamine--glycine ligase, giving the protein MKVLVIGGGGREHALAWRLSQSQRVSRLYLAPGNGGTALDRRFENVDITDVVALREWAQKEKIVLTVVGPEAPLAAGVVDEFRAHGLRVFGPTKAAAQLESSKAFSKAFMKRHRIPTAEYEAFTDADAAHAYVDARGVPIVVKADGLAAGKGVVVATTLQEAHEAIDFMLVDNKFGVSHNAGADGQAVPRVVIEEFLQGEEASFIVLCDGRNVTALATSQDHKRLLAGDQGPNTGGMGAYSPAPVVTAEVHARAMREIILPTVRGMEKDGIPFTGFLYAGLMIDATGHPKTLEFNCRMGDPETQPIMMRLKSDLFELFWHATDGTLDTVDLEWDRRVALGVVLAAHGYPEAPRKGDVIRNLPPESPDAVVFHAGTTLTDGELRTSGGRVLCVTVLADNVRLAQQRAYEVAARIQFDGVQYRRDIGHRALQARGNG
- the nadD gene encoding nicotinate (nicotinamide) nucleotide adenylyltransferase, yielding MTRARVGVFGGAFDPPHITHVALARAAMAQRGLDELRIFPTGHPWHKARVLSAAAHRIAMAELAFRDVPGTVVDPRETLREGPTYTLDTLQQLQAEQPGAELVLIMGSDQARALPGWHGWREIVSAAVVCVAERLESAPSVVAAEPAGSFTRPASRFDPATLPGLPAGARFEFLELPPVATSATDIRARLARHQRITGLVPPAVERYIDQHHLYAPPA
- the msbA gene encoding lipid A export permease/ATP-binding protein MsbA, which gives rise to MTWFAGSRRWWALALGAALLAAVTEPLMPALLKPLLDRGFTRGQLALWMVPAAIVGLFAVRGLAQFVSQYALARIANEGMQRLRRVLFQRLLAAELSLFSRQSASALSNTVVYEVQTGSMLLVQALLGLSRDGFTLLALLGYLIYLNWKLTLIVGLLVPGVAWIMKVLSKRLYHLTRLGQTATDDLAYVVEENVLAHRVVRLHGAEAAQAERFEQLSRMLNRLAVKSTIASAAMTPLTQLLAAVALSVVVMIALWQSSEQGLTVGGFVAYITAMLMLIAPIRRLADMANPITRGLAALERGLALIDDVPSEAGGAFALARATGRIELRDVRVRYRGEDEGHALDGISLEIAPGEVVAFVGPSGSGKSTLVNLLPRFVLPSGGEVRLDGHALADWRLASLRAQFAMVSQDVVMLNDTLAANVALGAAVERDRVAHCIAAANLADHVAGLPQGIDTVLGHNATQLSGGQRQRLAIARALYKDAPVLLLDEATSALDTGSERLVQEALQRLMQGRTTLIVAHRLSTIQHADRIVVMERGRIAEQGSHAQLMALDGLYARLQNNAVRGTPPGQAPTL
- the rlmH gene encoding 23S rRNA (pseudouridine(1915)-N(3))-methyltransferase RlmH, which encodes MKLLVVAVGQRMPDWAQTAWDDYAKRFPPELKLELRAVKTEPRGSKTLDTLYAAERERIEGAIGRNMRIVALDERGTALTTKALAARLQAWQGEGDDVALVIGGPDGLDPAFKAAAHERIRLSDLTLPHAMARVLLVEQLYRAWSVNAGHPYHRE
- a CDS encoding Maf family nucleotide pyrophosphatase, which codes for MTPQPFIYLASQSPRRAQLLDQIGVRHRLLPAGPDEDAEALEAVRPGESPGAYVQRVTALKLDAAVQRHRRQGLDAAPILCADTTVALGRTILGKPADEADARRMLGRLSGTMHRVLTAVALQHGTQRHAALQVSRVRFAMLADAEVDAYAASGEPMGKAGAYAIQGRAGAFVEHIAGSHSGIMGLPLHETARLLRQAGFTT
- the rng gene encoding ribonuclease G — translated: MQDILINWSPQETRVALVEHGAVQELHVERTLERGLVGNVYLGKVSRVLPGMQSAFIDIGLERTAFLHVADIVAPFTPGSRPSTQAPERDHRGQATTVVPIEKQVFEGQALLVQVIKDPIGTKGARLSTQISIAGRLLVFLPQDNHIGVSQKIPGDLRDALRARLQGLIDAAAAAEAAGAPPGPTGGFILRTNGEDASDAELAEDIAYLRKTWSRIRDRAMRLPPVSLLHQDLSLLQRVLRDLTTEETQSIRIDSREQFDALSAFGREFMPQAVARLQLYKGERPIFDLCSIDEEIVKALGRRVDLKSGGYLVVDQTEALTTIDVNTGGFVGARNFDDTIFKTNLEAAQAIARQLRLRNLGGIVIVDFIDMSREHHREQVLAEFRKQLARDRVKTSAGGFSPLGLVEMTRKRTRESLAHMLCEPCVACGGQGIVKTARSAAYDVMREILREARQFTPREFRIVAAPQVIELLLDEESQHLAGLSDFIGKPISLQSEPAMGQGQFDIVLL
- the rsfS gene encoding ribosome silencing factor — translated: MTTEAAAKKDTHKLQRAIIDGLEDVKAQDIQVFDTEHLSPLFERVIVASGTSNRQTKALAASVRDAVREAGFPKPRMEGEDNGEWIIVDCGAAVAHIMQPAIRQYYHLEEIWGDKPVRLKLGAAKPATASAEGAAAEKKQPAAAKTLRRASAAKTAIREAEQLAKAEKAERAKPAARKTAARKTAAASGAAPAPAAAAARKRTTAVPAGGTAPARKRAATTPAAAVADKSVAPAPAKRTAKAAAPAKIPVKVIGKPVARKAPAGKASTGTAAPRKAPARKTAPRNP
- the hemF gene encoding oxygen-dependent coproporphyrinogen oxidase, whose amino-acid sequence is MMRADPAAVGDYLGGLQQRIVGAIEAADGTHAVRDVWEKAPGEPLQGRGLTCILEGGALFERAGCGFSQVRGPRLPPSATQHRPELAGAPFEAMGVSLVFHPRNPYVPIVHMNVRMLAALPTEGPPVCWFGGGLDLTPIYGFEEDAAHFHRTCRDALAPFGEDKYPRFKAWCDEYFFLRHRNEQRGVGGVFFDDFSELGFDDSFAMLRAVGDALLPAYLPIVERRRDLPYGERERGFQLYRRGRYVEFNLVWDRGTHFGLQSGGRTESILLSMPPLASWSYRSVPAPGTPEATLYSDFIVRREWA